DNA sequence from the Selenihalanaerobacter shriftii genome:
AATGCTTATAAGATAATTATAAGCTTTAAAGCACTAAGTTTTTATTAATTAATACTAAAGGAGGAGTTTAAATGACTCAAGTAACAAAAGCAAAAGAAGGAAAAATTACTAATAGTATGGAATTAGTAGCTAAGAAAGAAGGCGTAAACCCAGAATTTATTCGTAAAGGTATTGCAGAAGGGACAATTGTAATTCCAGCTAATAATAATCATCATAATTTAAAGCCTCGAGGTTTTGGTAAAGGATTATCCACTAAGGTTAATGCTAATTTTGGTACTTCAGAGGATTATCCAGAGATAGACAAGGAGTTAAAGAAATTAAAGGTAGCTGTAGAAGCTGGAGCAGATGCAGTAATGGATTTATCGACTGGGGAGAAGATAACAGAGACTAGAAGGACTATTATGGCTGAAACAGAAGTTCCCTTAGGGACAGTTCCTATTTATCAAGCTACCGTTGAGACTTTAAATACCGGAAAAGCTATTATTGATATGACAGTTGAGGATTTATTTAGAGTAATAGAAGAACATGCTAAAGATGGGGTAGATTTTATTACAGTTCATTGTGGTTTAACTTTAGAGACTATTCGTCATTTAAGGGATGAAGACAGGATTACTGATATAGTCAGTCGTGGTGGTTCTTTTATGACTGGTTGGATGCTACATAACGAGCAGGAGAATCCTTTATATGAATACTACGATCGTTTATTAGAAATTGCTTATAAATATGATGTAACTTTAAGTTTAGGTGATGGATTAAGGCCAGGATGTTTAGCTGATGCTACAGATCGCTCTCAAATTCATGAGTTATTAATCTTAGGAGAATTGGTGGACAGAGCTAGAGAAGCAGAAGTACAGGTAATGGTAGAAGGCCCGGGGCACGTTCCTTATGATCAGATTGAAACTAATATAAAGCTTCAGAAAGAGCTATGTAAAGGTGCACCTTTTTATGTTTTAGGACCATTAGTAACAGATATTGCTTTAGGCTATGACCATATTGTTTCTGCTATTGGTGGTACTATGGCAGCATCTGCTGGAGCTGATTTTTTATGTTATGTAACTCCTGCAGAACATATAGGATTACCAAGTGTTGAAGATGTACGAGAAGGAGTAATGGCTTCTAAAATAGCTGCTCATGCTGCAGATATTGCTAAAGGTGTCTCTGGTGCTAAGAAAAGAGATTTAGAAATGGCTAAGGCAAGAAAAACATTAGATTGGCAAAGACAGATTGAATTGGCTATTGATCCTAAAAAAGCAAAAGAGTCAAGAGAAGCACACAACCAAACATTAAAAGATGAAGAAACTTGTACGATGTGTGGATCATATTGTGCTATGAAGGTGGTAGATAAGGCGTTATAATTAATTATTAATTATTGATTCAAATCTTGGTTAAGTTAAGTAAGAGGGATTTATGGAACTAGGAGGGATTTAGATGAATTTTAGTCTTAAGCAGATACTTTTGACCATAGGTGTTGGTATTCTTGTGGTCTTATTAGTTTTAGGGGGTTTAGGATTTTTAATTATTAATAGTATTTCTGGTGGAAAAGAAGTAACACAAGAGGGGATTGCAGTAATTAATATTAGTGGCCCTATAACTAGTGGTAGTAGTGGAGGTGTATTGGGTAGAGTTGGTGTCGGATCGCGTTCTGTTATGAAGCAAATTAATCAAGCTAAGGATGATAAAAAGGTTAAAGCTATATTATTAAGAGTTAATAGCCCAGGAGGAAGTTCAGCTGCTTCTGACGAAATTTACCGGGAACTTAAGAAATTTAAAGCAACTGAAAAGCCAATAGTAGTTTCTATGGGTGATGTAGCTGCCTCTGGAGGATATTATATTTCAGCACCTGCTGATCAAATCTATGCTGATCCTTCTACTATCACCGGTAGTATCGGAGTGATTATGCAGTTCAATAATTTACAAGAATTATATAATAAGATAGGAGTTAAACCTGTAACTTTTACAAGTGGACCTCATAAGGATATGGGAAGTCCAAGTAGAGAATTAACTTCTAAAGAGGAAAAAATATTACAGAATATGATAGATAGTGTTTATCAAGAGTTTGTAGATGCAGTAGTTGAAGGGAGAGGACTGTCAGAGGATAAAGTTAGAAAATTAGCAGATGGAAGAATCTATACAGGAAGACAGGCTAAAAAACTAGGATTAGTAGATAAATTAGGTACTTTTTATGATGCTGTGGATAAAGCTGCTAATTTAGCTGGAATGGAAGGAGAACCTAATTTAATCTATTACAATCAATCATCTCCTATAAAGCGTCTATTAAGTTCAGCTAGTAAATTAATTACATATATGTTCTTTGATAAAAAGGTTGGTTATAATACAAATATGAATACAGAAAAATCTCA
Encoded proteins:
- the thiC gene encoding phosphomethylpyrimidine synthase ThiC; the encoded protein is MTQVTKAKEGKITNSMELVAKKEGVNPEFIRKGIAEGTIVIPANNNHHNLKPRGFGKGLSTKVNANFGTSEDYPEIDKELKKLKVAVEAGADAVMDLSTGEKITETRRTIMAETEVPLGTVPIYQATVETLNTGKAIIDMTVEDLFRVIEEHAKDGVDFITVHCGLTLETIRHLRDEDRITDIVSRGGSFMTGWMLHNEQENPLYEYYDRLLEIAYKYDVTLSLGDGLRPGCLADATDRSQIHELLILGELVDRAREAEVQVMVEGPGHVPYDQIETNIKLQKELCKGAPFYVLGPLVTDIALGYDHIVSAIGGTMAASAGADFLCYVTPAEHIGLPSVEDVREGVMASKIAAHAADIAKGVSGAKKRDLEMAKARKTLDWQRQIELAIDPKKAKESREAHNQTLKDEETCTMCGSYCAMKVVDKAL
- the sppA gene encoding signal peptide peptidase SppA codes for the protein MNFSLKQILLTIGVGILVVLLVLGGLGFLIINSISGGKEVTQEGIAVINISGPITSGSSGGVLGRVGVGSRSVMKQINQAKDDKKVKAILLRVNSPGGSSAASDEIYRELKKFKATEKPIVVSMGDVAASGGYYISAPADQIYADPSTITGSIGVIMQFNNLQELYNKIGVKPVTFTSGPHKDMGSPSRELTSKEEKILQNMIDSVYQEFVDAVVEGRGLSEDKVRKLADGRIYTGRQAKKLGLVDKLGTFYDAVDKAANLAGMEGEPNLIYYNQSSPIKRLLSSASKLITYMFFDKKVGYNTNMNTEKSQLMYYKLLEQREANYLEGLQLQY